From the Streptococcus hyointestinalis genome, the window AGTTTTCAGGTGGGCAACGTCAGCGTATCGGCGTTGCACGTGCTCTAGCCAGTAACCCTCGTCTCATCATCGCAGATGAGCCAGTGTCTGCCCTTGACTTGTCCGTACAAGCGCAGATCCTCAACTACATGAAGCGTATCCAAGAGGAGTTTAACGTCAGCTATCTCTTTATCTCCCATGACCTAGGGGTTGTTCGTCATATGTGTGATGAGCTTTATATCATGTATCGTGGACGTTTCGTAGAGACAGGAAAAAAAGCTGAAATCTATAGCGACCCTCGTCATATCTACACCAAGCGACTCTTATCTGCTGTTCCAACACTTGACCCTGTCAATCGTGACGCCAATAAGGCTAAAAGACGAGAGACCGAAAAAGCCTTTCGTGAGCAGCAGGCGCAGTATTTTGATGCCAATGGCAGAGTGTTTGACCTTCAGGACATCACACCAAGCCATAAGGTAGCTCTTGATAGCAAAGGAGGTCGCTAATATGTGGAAGACAATTTTAAGGCGCTTACTGCTGATGATACCTCAGTTGATTATCCTTAGTATCATCGCCTTCTTTATTTCAAAAATGATGCCAGGGGATGCCTACACAGCACTTGAGCAAGACCCTAAAATCAGCCCAGAAGTCGTTGAGCAGCTGCGCATAAAAGCTGGTTACTACGACCCTGTCTATATCCAGTATTTCAAATGGTTAGGCAACATCTTGCATGGGGACTTTGGACAAAGTATCACTTTCAAGCAACCTGTTTTGACCGTTATTGGTCAACGGTTAAATAACACGGTTTGGTTGTCACTCTTGACTCTTATCTTGACTTATCTCATTGCTTTGCCACTAGGGATGATAGCAGGGCGCTATCAAAACTCCCTTGCAGATAAGCTCATTACCATCTATAACTTTTTGACCTACTCTACACCAACCTTTGTCTTTGCTATTTTGCTCTTGTGGTTGTTTGGTTATGTTTTAGGTTGGTTCCCAACGAGAGGGTCTGTTGAGGCAGGATTGACAGGTGTGAGTGCCCTCTTTAGCAGACTTTATCATATGATTTTGCCAGCGATTACACTAGCCATTTTGTCCACAACAGGGACTATCCAGTACCTAAGGACAGGTATCATTGACGCCAAGTCGCAGGACTATGTCCGTACAGCTAGGGCAAAGGGTGTGCCAGAGCGTGTGGTTTACAATCGTCATATTTTTAGAAACTCATTGCTACCAATTGCGTCCTTCTTAGGTTATGAATTGACAGGATTGATTGGTGGGTCAGTGTTTATTGAAAGTATCTTTACCTATCCAGGGATTGGTCAGCTCTTTTTGACCTCTATCTCTCAGCGGGATTATGCTGTCATCTTGGCACTGCTGTTGATGTTTGGACTAGCGACACTACTAGGAACGCTTTTATCAGATATTATCATGAGTATTGTCGATCCTCGTATTCGGATTAAGTAGAAGGGGGTTCTCTTTTGAGTAAGGAAAATACACAAACTAAAACTCTCAATCCAACAGGATTTAGCGTTATTAGTCGCGAATTTTTAAAAGACAAGGTAGCCTTGGTTTCGCTGACTTTGTTAGTTTTGATTTTGGCATTTGTTTTTATCGGCTCACTCTTTATTGACCAAGAGAAGATCATGGGGGTTAACATCATCTCTAAAAACCTGCCACCAGGCTATGAGGGGCACCTTTTAGGAACGGACTCTTACGGACGTGATGTTCTTGGGCAATTGATTATCGGTGCTAGAAATTCGATTTTGATTGGTTTTTCTATCACGATTATCACTAGTGTCATCGGTGTGTCTGTCGGTCTGATTTCAGGTTACTATGGCGGTCGTATTGATGGTATCTTGATGCGGATTGTGGACTTTATCATGATTTTGCCGATTTTGCTCCTCATCATCGTATTTGTGACGGTCATCAAGTCTTACACCATTTATCACTTTATCCTCATTATGAGTGCCTTTTATTGGACGGCAAAGGCAAGGCTTTTTAGGACACGTGTCTTATCTGAAGCCAGTCTTGACTATGTCAGTGCTTCTAAGACACTGGGAACGAGTGATATTGTCATCATGTTGCGTGAGATTTTGCCTAACATCAGCTCGCTTGTCATTGTCAACTTGACACTGAACTTTGCGGGGAATATCGGGATTGAAACGTCACTGACTTACCTTGGCTTTGGTTTGCCAGCGACATCACCGAGTCTGGGAACCTTGATTGCTTATGCTCGCAATCAGGATATTTTGCAAAATAAAGCTTGGATATGGTTGCCTGCGACTGTTTTCATCCTTGTGATGATGCTAAGT encodes:
- the opp4B gene encoding oligopeptide ABC transporter permease; this translates as MWKTILRRLLLMIPQLIILSIIAFFISKMMPGDAYTALEQDPKISPEVVEQLRIKAGYYDPVYIQYFKWLGNILHGDFGQSITFKQPVLTVIGQRLNNTVWLSLLTLILTYLIALPLGMIAGRYQNSLADKLITIYNFLTYSTPTFVFAILLLWLFGYVLGWFPTRGSVEAGLTGVSALFSRLYHMILPAITLAILSTTGTIQYLRTGIIDAKSQDYVRTARAKGVPERVVYNRHIFRNSLLPIASFLGYELTGLIGGSVFIESIFTYPGIGQLFLTSISQRDYAVILALLLMFGLATLLGTLLSDIIMSIVDPRIRIK
- a CDS encoding ABC transporter permease, which codes for MSKENTQTKTLNPTGFSVISREFLKDKVALVSLTLLVLILAFVFIGSLFIDQEKIMGVNIISKNLPPGYEGHLLGTDSYGRDVLGQLIIGARNSILIGFSITIITSVIGVSVGLISGYYGGRIDGILMRIVDFIMILPILLLIIVFVTVIKSYTIYHFILIMSAFYWTAKARLFRTRVLSEASLDYVSASKTLGTSDIVIMLREILPNISSLVIVNLTLNFAGNIGIETSLTYLGFGLPATSPSLGTLIAYARNQDILQNKAWIWLPATVFILVMMLSINYVGQAFQRVADARQRLG
- a CDS encoding ATP-binding cassette domain-containing protein, whose product is MGFIEVKDLKVHYPIRSGFFNRVTDYVYAVDGVDLHIEAGKTYGLVGESGSGKSTIGKTIIGLEKATSGKVFYEGKDVTNKQRRDKEHFSKNVQMIFQDSLSSFNPKKRILDIIAEPIRNFERLSAGEERQKVLSLLDTIGLGEEALYKYPHEFSGGQRQRIGVARALASNPRLIIADEPVSALDLSVQAQILNYMKRIQEEFNVSYLFISHDLGVVRHMCDELYIMYRGRFVETGKKAEIYSDPRHIYTKRLLSAVPTLDPVNRDANKAKRRETEKAFREQQAQYFDANGRVFDLQDITPSHKVALDSKGGR